TGCAGGCCCAGGATGCTCGTCCGTGCGGAGACTTCCTCGGGCATGGAGGCCAGCATCAGCCGGGTCCGGTCGCTTTGGGCCACCATGACGGCGCATTTGGTGCCCGCAATGTTCCACCCCTTGCTGGCCGCGGTGACGCAGATGCCGTACTCCCGGGCACTTTCCGACACGGTCAGGTACGGAGTGAAGGCCCCCGGTTCATAGGTAAGCGGGGCGTGGATTTCATCGCTGATCACTGCCACGCCGTACTGGGCCGAGAGGTCTGCGAGCGCCCGGAGGGTCTCGGCGGAGTGGACCAGCCCCAGCGGGTTGTGCGGGTTGCACAGCAGCAGGGCGTCCGCTCCGCGGGCAAAGGCCCGTTCAATCCCCGCCAGGTCCAACTGCCAGCCGTCGTCAGTGGGCAGGAGCGGCACTTCCACCACGGAGGCATCCGCTTCCACCGGCAGCTCAAAGAACGGCGGGTAGACCGGCGGGGTGATGATGACGCTGCCGTCCACCGGCACCGCCTGCCGCAGGCACTCCACGATGCCCACGCTCACGTCCGTGGTGCTCCGGACGTCCCCGGGAGCCACCATCCACCCCCAGGTGCGCCCGGCATACCCGGCGAATGCTTCCGCCACCGGCTCCGGTCCGGCGATATACCCCGTGTCGGAGGCCAGCACCCGGGCGATGATTGCCTGCTGCACCGGTTCCGCCAGCGGGTAGTCCATCTCCGCCACGAACAGTGGCAGCACGTCCTCCGGATAGGTCTGCCATTTGAAGCTGGTCCGTGCCCTCAGCGCTGCCAGCGGCTCGGCGGCGATCTTCCTCATGGCGCCAACCTACAGCTAACGCGGCGGGAGGCGGAACAACTAGGCTGGAGGGCATGCCCGATACTTCCCTTGCACATGTTCTGACTCCCGAGGGATGGCAGCTGCTGAACTCGCTTCCCCCCTACCTCGAGTCCGAATCCCTGAAACTCAACACCGACCTGCGCAAGGCCGGGCACTCCTCCGAGCTGGTGGCGGCCGTCCTGACCCAGGCGAAACTGAGGATGAAGGCCCGGGGCAAGTTCGGGCCGTTCGCCGAGCACATGGTCTTTACCTCTCCCGGCCTGGAGCAGGCCACCCGGCTGAATGTGGCTGCCCTGCATGCCCGCCGCTTCCAGGACGCCGGACTGGAAAAGGTTGCGGACCTTGGCTGCGGGATCGGTGCCGATTCCCTGGCGCTGGCCACCCTCGACCGGCAGGTGACCGCCGTCGAGCTCGATGAGATCACAGCGGCGGCCGCCACCATCAACCTCATGCCCTGGCCGGAGGCAACTGTGGTCCAGGGCAGGGCGGAGGAATTCGACCTGTCGGGGTTCGACGGCGTCTGGCTGGACCCGGCACGGAGGACCACCTCGACGTCGGGCACCACCCGCATCTTCGACCCGGAGGCGTTCTCCCCTCCCCTGTCCTTTGTGGAGTCCCTGGCCGATTCCGGCCTGCCCGTTGGCGTCAAGATGGGCCCCGGCATCCCGCACGAGGCGCTGCCGGCCGGCTGCGAGGCGCAGTGGGTGTCGGTGGACGGGGACGTCACCGAGGCAACCCTGTGGTTCAATTCCCTGCGCCGCGACGGCGTCCGGCGGGCCGCCCTGGTGATCGGGTCCGGGGGCGCGGCGGAACTGACCTCACCGGTGGACTACGACGCCGGTGCGCAGGACGTCACCATGGGGCCTGCGGAGGGATACCTGTATGAACCCGACGGCGCCGTGATCCGCGCCGGCCTGGTGGCCGACGTCGCTGCCACCCTGGACGGGCACCTCCTGGATCCCCACATTGCCTACATCTGCGCACCGGAACTGCGCGAGACGCCCTTCGCCCGCGCCTACCGGATCCTCGAAGTGCGCCCGTACAACGTCAAGGCACTCAAGGCCTGGGTCCGGGAAAACCGCATCGGGGTCCTGGACATCAAAAAGCGGGGAATGTCCGTGACCCCGGAGGAGCTGCGCAAGGCCCTGCTCACCGGCTCCGGCAAGGGGGGAAACAAGGGCGAAAACAAAGCCACGCTGGTCCTCACCCGGATCGGCGAGGACCGCGTGGCCCTGGTGGTGGAACCGGTTCCTTCCGCCTAGGCGGCGCGGTGAACGGCCGGCCGGCTCCCGGAAACCGGGTCAGGAGCGGGAGAACTCGCTGGCTTCGCGCACCTGGTCCGGTGTCGGCCGCACCCCGGTGTAAAGCACGAACTGTTCCTCGGCCTGGATGGCGATGACTTCCGCCCCGGTGATCACCGGTTTCCCTGCGGTGCGGGCGGCAGTGATCAGCGGGGTTTCCGCGGGCAGCGCGACGACGTCGAACACCACCCGTGCGGCGGCCACGGCCTCGTTGCTGAAGGACTGCACATCCTCGTCCTGTCCGGACATACCCAGCGGGGTCACGTTGATCAGCAGGTCCGCGGTGGAGGTGCCCGGCTCCGGCTGCCAGGCGAAGTCATAGAGGTCCGCGAGCGCCCGGCCGGCGGCCTCGTTACGGGCGACCACAGTGACGTCGGAGAACCCGGCGTCCCGCAGCGCGGCAGCCACAGCCTTGGCCATGCCGCCGGAACCGCGCATCAGCACCGAGTGCGTGGCCGGGACCCGGTGGTCCCGCAGCAGCCGGGCGATGGCGAGGTAGTCGGTGTTATAGGCGGTGAGCACACCGTCGTCGTTGACGATCGTGTTGACGGAGTCGATGGCTTTCGCGGACGGGTCCATCCGGTCCACGAGCGCAATCACGTCCTCCTTGTACGGCATGGACACGGCGCAGCCCCGGATCGGCAGGCCCCGCACGCCGGCAATGGCCTGCGCCAGGTCCGTGGGCGCGAACGCCTTGTAGACGTAGTTCAGGTCCAGCTGGTCATAGAGGTAGTTGTGGAAGCGCGTACCGATGTTGCTCGGCCGCGCGGCCAGGGAAATGCACAGGGTCATGTCTTTGTTCAGGATCGGCATTCCCCCATTATGTCCGGACAGGGGCGCCACCTTCCGGTTTCAGTGCAGGTTACGGGCCGGGGACCGGCCCAGGCGCCTGCGGCTATAGGATTGGTGAGGTTCCCAACGCAAAGATGCGGGTCCGGGAACTGGAGTCAGCAACGCACAAAGCAGGAGACAGTTTGGAAATCGAGTTCGCCAAATCGGCCCAGTCAACCCTGGGAGTCGAGTGGGAACTGGCCCTTGTGGACGGCACCACCGGAGACCTGGTCTCCGTGGCGGATGAAGTCCTGCGCGGTGTGAACGTCAATGACCCGGCACTGCATGAAGACGATGAGCATCCGCACATCAAGCAGGAACTGCTGGAAAACACCGTTGAGCTGGTGACCGGCATCTGCAGTACCGTAGCGGAGGCCAAGGCGGATCTGTCCCGCTCGCTCGCGGCGGTCCGGCGGGTCACGGACCCGATGGGCGTTGAACTGTTCTGCGCCGGCTCGCACCCCTTCAGCACCCCGCGTTCACAGCCGGTTACGGACAAGGAGCGCTACGCCAAGCTCATCGACCGGACCCAGTGGTGGGGCCAGCAGATGCTCATTTACGGGGTGCACGTGCACGTGGGGCTGGACAGCCGCGACAAGGTCCTCCCCGTCCTGGATGGACTGGTGAACTACTTCCCGCATTTCCAGGCCCTCTCGGCGTCCTCCCCCTTCTGGTCCGGCGAGGACACCGGCTACGCCTCCCAGCGCGCCCTCATGTTCCAGCAGCTGCCCACTGCCGGGCTGCCGTTCCAGTTTGCGTCCTGGTCGGAATACGAGTCCTACGTGCAGGACATGTTCACCACCGGCGTCATCGATTCGATCAGTGAAATCCGCTGGGATATCCGGCCGGTACCCGGTCTGGGCACCATTGAAATGCGTGTCTGCGACGGGCTGGCGGATATCCGGGACGTGGGCGCAATCGCTGCGCTGACCCAGTGCCTCGTGCACGAGTTCTCCTCGATCATCGACGCCGGCGGCACCATCCCCACCATGCCGCCCTGGCACGTCCAGGAAAACAAGTGGCGCGCTGCGCGGTACGGTCTCGAGGCGATCGTGATCCTGGACGCCGAGGGCAATGAAAAGCTCGTCACCGACCACCTGCTGGAGGACGTCCTGCCGCGCCTGGAAGCAGTGGCGGAGGAGCTGGGCTGCAGCGCCGAACTGGCCGATGTCCGGACCATCATTGAGCGCGGCGCCGGCTACCGGCAGCAGCGCCGGGTCGCGGCGGAAAACGACGGCGACCTGCGCGCGGTCGTGTTCGACGGCATCCGGCAGCTCCGCGGCGCCTGAGCCTGCGGACAGAGCCACATAGGCCCCGGCGAACTGAACTGGTCCAAAACCAGCGCCGGGGCCCTTCTGCATCTGCGGTGGGTCAGGCCCGGGCGGCCGCCACGTGGATGCTGGTGACCGGCAGGGACGGATCCGTGCCGAAGCCGATCCCCGACGGTTCGCCGCCGGCCATCACCACCTGAGCGCCCAGCGCGGCGACCATGGCGCCGTTGTCGGTGCACAGGGAAATCGGCGGGACCCGCAGTTTGATGCCCGCCGCAGCGCAGCGCTCCTCAGTCAGGGCCCGCAGCCGCGAGTTGGCAGCCACTCCCCCACCCAGGAGCAGGTTGGTGATGCCGTGCTCCGTGCAGGCCAGCACTGCCTTGGCGGTGATCACGTCCACTACCGCCTCCTGGAAGGACGCGGCAATGTCGGCAACCGGCAGGTCCTGGCCGGCAGCCTCGTACTGCTCCACGCAGCGGGCCACGGCGGTTTTGAGGCCGGAGAAGGACCAGTCGTAGCGGTGCGGCCCGGGAGCCTCCGCCGTGCCCATGTACTTAGGCTGGGTCAGCCCCCGCGGGAACCGGATGGCCTTGGGATTACCCTCGCGGGCCAGCCGGTCAATGGCCGGTCCGCCGGGGTAGCCCAGGCCGAGGATGCGTGCCACCTTGTCATAGGCCTCCCCCGCGGCGTCGTCGATGGTTGACCCGAGGAGTTCCACGTCGCTGGTGAGGTCCGCAACCCGCAGGATCTCGGTGTGTCCGCCGGAGACCAGAAGCGCGCCGAGGTTGTCCGGCAGGGCGCCGCCGTCGAGCACGCCCACGCCCACATGCGCCACCAGGTGGTTGATCGCGTAGAGCGGCTTGCCGGTGGCCAGGGCCAGGGCCTTGGCGGCGCTGACGCCCACCATCAGCGCACCGGACAGGCCGGGGCCGGAGGTGACGGCAATTGCGTCCAGGTCGTCGAGCCGCACGCCTGCTTCGGCCAGGGCCGCCTGCAGGGCGGGAACCACTGCATCGAGGTGGGCACGGGAAGCGATCTCGGGAATCACGCCGCCGAACCGGACGTGTTCCTCCATGGAGGAAGAGACGGTGTTGGTCAGCAGCTCGGTGCCCCGGACGATGCCAATGCCTGTCTCGTCGCAGGAGGATTCGATGCCGAGCACCAGGGGGTCGGTGCGGTTCATTTACTGTCCTTCGTTTCTGGTGCAGTCACGGCCGCCGTCGGCGCTCCCGACCAGCCTGCCAGGGGCAGGCGCATGATCAGGGCGGAGGCGCCGTCGCGGTAATAGCGCGGCCGGACGTGGATCTGTTCAAAGCCGAACCAGCGGTACAGTCGCTGGGCGCGCGGATTGTCGTCGCGTACTTCCAGCAGTACGTCCTCCGCGCCGCGCCGTTTAGCCTCATCCACCAGGATGGCGAGCAGCCGCGAGCCGATGCCCGCACCCTCGTTTTCGGGGACGACGGCGATGGTCTGGACGTCGGCGATGGGCAGCACGCACATCAGGCCGGCATAACCGATGACGGTTCCGGCGGGATCCACCGCCACGTAGTAGGACCGGGTGGAGGTCTGCGCCAGCTCATCGTGGAACATCTGCAGCGGCCACGCGTCGACGGGAAACAGCCTGCGCTCCAGGGCATCCACGGCGGGAATGTCCCCGGCGTCCATGGGCCGGATGCGCACGTTCTCCGCGGCGGTCACAGGGCGCGCTTCCGCGGGCCGGGGACCTTGGCGTCGGACTCGCGCAGGTACAGCGGGGTGCTGGGCAGCAGCGGCAGGCCGCGGACCAGGCGGGCGGCGGCGGTGCGCCCCAGTGCTTCGGCCGTCGGCTGGGCAGCGGAGAAACCCTCCACGGCGTGCAGGATCCCGGAGTACAGGCCGGCACCGGCGCCGTAGACCGGCAGGGCCGGGACCTCAACCGGGTCGCTCACGTGCGGCCCGTCCAGCAGTTCGGGGGTTCCGCCGGTGCTGCGGTAGGCGGCCCAGTACACCTCTTTGCGGCGGGCATCAGTGGCAACGGCGAATTCGTCGATGCCCAGGCGCCAGGCATCCAGGGCCGCGTCCACCGCAAGGGCATCCAGGCTCATCACCCCGTGCAGCGGTTTGTCCCAGGCGAACGCCAGGGTCCGGGCCGTGGCGATTCCGGCGCGGAGTCCGGTGAAGGGACCGGGGCCCACCCCTACGACCACCGCGTCCAGGTCCGTCCCGGCAACCCCTGCCTCGGCCAGCAGGCCGGCGATTCCGGGGGCGAGCACTTCGGCGTGGGAGCGGGTGTCCTCGGTGGCGAAGGACGCCAGGGTCTCTCCGTCCCCGTTGAGCAGAGCCGCACTGGCTATGGCGGAGGTATCAATGGAGAGAATCAGCACGGTGTCCATTCTACGGCGCTGTCCCCGGACCCGTTTTCCGGGCAGCGCCGCCGGGTTCAGCCCAGGTCCGGTGCCTGCTGCCAGCGCGGACCGTAGCCCGCCAGGTGGATGGTGCGTTCCTCGTCCGTGTCTTCCGCAGAGAAGTCCGTGGAGAAGTCTGTAGCCGGAATGGTTCCGGCACGGGGCTCCTGGTCCGGTGTGGAGTTCCCACCCGGGGTGTCTGCGCTGCCCGGAGCGGACTGTCCGCCCACGGCCCGGATGAGCGTGATTTCCAGGCGGCTGTCGGAGAGGTGCTCCACCAGTCCCCGGCCCCACTCGACCACCGTGACGGAACGGTCCATGGAGGCTTCGAGGTCAATGTCGTCAACCTCGCCCTCGGAACCGAGCCGGTACGCATCCACGTGGATGAGGTCCGGTCCGGAGCCCAGGTTGGGGTGCTCCCGGACCAGGACGAAGGTGGGCGAAATGATGCCCGGCCGTACGCCCAGCCCGGCGCCGAGTCCCTGTGTGAAGGTGGTTTTTCCGGCACCGAGTTCGCCCGTCAGCAGCAGCAGGTCGCCGCGGCGCAGGATGCCGCCGAGGCGTTCGGCTAGCGCCTGCGTCTCTTCGGCGCCGGCAGTCCGGTATTCGGCTTCCCAGGCTGGTGTGTCGGTGACCGTCACGGGGCTTCTACCGCCTGTGCTGTCTGCGGCTCCGGGTCCGTGGCGCCTTCCGGTGCCGTACTACTTTCCGGCGCCGCTTCCAGGGCAATGGGCAGCCCTTCGGTGTCCCCGGTCCCGCCGCGGGGTTCGCTGTCGATGTAGGTGCGGGGGACGCGGCCGCCGATCCTGCTGATGATCTCGTAGTTGATGCTGCCGGCTGCGGAGGCCCACTCGTCGACGCTTGGCCGGCCCTCGCCGCCGAAGAGGACGGCTTCCCGTCCCACGAGCGAGTCCGGGGTACCGGCGATGCCGGTCCGGTGCAGGTCAATCACCATCTGGTCCATGGCAACGCGTCCCACCACCGGGTACACCTGCCCATCCACCTGCACCGGACCGCCGGTGGCGACGCGCGGGATACCGTCGGCGTACCCCAGTGGGATGAGGGCCAGGGTTGTCCGCTCCTGAGTCCGGTAATGCAGGCCATAGGAAACACCCTGGTCGGCAGGTACTTCCTTGCAGGCCGCAATGGTGGTCTTCACAGTCATGGCCGGCTTCAGGCCCAGTTCCGCCGAGCTCTGTCCGGCAAAAGGCGAGAGCCCGTATATGCCCAGTCCAATCCGCACCAGGTCAAAGTGTGCATCGGGACGGGAGAGGGCTCCGGGGGTGTTCGCGATATGCCGCACCTCGCGGTCCACACCCGCGTCTTCGGCAACCGCGACAGCGTCACGGAACTTCCGCAGCTGCTCATCGGTTTCCGGACGGTGTGGTTCATCCGCTACGGCAAAGTGGGAGAAGATCCCCACAACCCGCAGCAGGCCTTCTTCCTGGTAGGCCAGCGCCCTGCCGACGAAGGCTTCCCAAAGGTCTTCCGGGCAGCCGTTGCGGCCCAGTCCGGTGTCGATCTTCAGGTGTACGCGGGCGGGCATTTCCAGTTCCCGGGCGGCCGCGACCACCTCTTCCAGATCCCAGCCGGAAACCCCCAGATCCACGTTGGCCCGGATGGCTTCGCCGAATTCCGCCTCACGGGTATGCAGCCAGGCAAGGACGGGTTCGGTGATGCCGGCCGAGCGGAGCGCCAGTGCTTCACTGATGTGCGCCACACCCAGCCAGGCGGCACCGGCGGAGACCGCTGCCCGCGCAGTCTCCACCGCGCCGTGGCCGTAGGCATCCGCTTTGACCACCGCCATAACGCGGGCGGGGCTGACCACATGGGCCAGGTGGCGGACATTGTGCCGGATGGCAGCCAGGTCGATGACGGCGGAACGCTCGGCCGGCGGCGGGAATTCAGGGTAGTTCACGAACCTATTGTTTCACTCCTGCCAGCCGCCAGGGTGCGGTACATGATGTGCAGTCCGGTGAACCCCTCGGTTGGATGCCGGAAGGCTTCGGGCACCGTGGCAAGGATGCCGAACCCGAGGGACTGCCACAGCCCCACCGCCCGCGTGTTGGTTTCCACCACGGCGTTGAACTGCATCGACCGGTAGCCCCGGCGCGCAGCCTCGTCCAGGACATGTTCCGCCAGGGCCCTGGCGATGCCCTGTCCGCTGAACTGCGGGGCGGTCATGAAGGACGCGTTGGCAACGTGGCTGCCGTTCCCGGACCGGTTGGGGTGCAGCTGTGCGGTGCCTGCCACCACGCCGTCCTTTTCGGCGACGAACACCACCGTGGGGGCAGGCTCCAGCCACAGCTGCCGGGCCTGCTCCCCGGTGGTTCCGGTATCCCAGCAGTACGTTTCCCCGGCACGCACAATGGGCTCCATCAGGGACCAGATGGCCGGCCAGTCAGCGGCGCGGGCCTCCCGGATGGCCAGTGCGGCCATTTACGCCTCGAGGGCTGCGGCCCACAGGTTGATCTTGGAATCGACCGCGAATTCGTCGATGCGGCGCAGTTCATCCGCGGAGAACTCCAGGTTGTTCACTGCTGCGAGTGAATCCTCCAGCTGCTTCACGCTCGAGGCGCCGATGAGGGCGGAGGTGATGGATGCGGTCCCGGGCCGGGTGCGCAGGACCCAGGCGATGGCCATCTGGGCCAGGCTCTGGCCGCGGGACTCGGCGATGCCGTTCAGGCCGCGTACCCGTTCCAGGTTCTCCTCCGAGAGCTGGGACTGGTCCAGGGACTTTCCGGCGGCTGCGCGGGAGTCCTCCGGCACACCGTTGAGGTATTTGTTGGTCAGCAGGCCCTGCGCCAGGGGCGAGAAGGCAATGGAACCGGCTCCCACTTCATCCAGGGCGGCGAAGAGGTCCGGTTCGCCGTCCTCCACCCAGCGGTTGAGCATGGAGTACGACGGCTGGTGGATCAGCAGCGGGGTGCCCATTTCGCGCAGGATCCGGGCCGCCTCGATCGTTTTTTCCGGGGAGTAGGACGAGATGCCGGCGTACAGGGCACGGCCCGACCGCACGGCGGTGTCCAGTGCACCCATGGTCTCCTCCAGCGGGGTTTCCGGATCCGGACGGTGGCTGTAGAAAATGTCGACGTAGTCCAGGCCCATGCGTTCCAGGGACTGGTCCAGGGAGGAAAGCAGGTACTTGCGGGATCCCCAGTTGCCGTACGGGCCCGGCCACATGTCGTAGCCGGCCTTGCTGGAAATCACCAGCTGGTCGCGGTACGGACGGAAATCGTCGCGGAAGTGCCGGCCGAAGTTGGTTTCGGCGGAGCCGTAGGGCGGGCCGTAGTTGTTCGCCAGGTCAAAGTGGGTGACGCCCAGGTCGAAGGCCCGGCGCAGGATGGCGCGCTGCGTCTCGAAGGGCTTGTCATCACCAAAGTTGTGCCAGAGTCCCAGCGAGACTGCCGGGAGCTGGAGCCCGCTCTGTCCGACGCGCCGGTAGGGCATGGATTCGTATCGGTTTTCCGCAGCAACATAAGTCATGGCACCATACTGCCACTGTTGCGTGGGTCACCGCTCGGGCCTGCCCTGCAGGGCGTTAAAGCCGGACCGGCCGGGACAGGCTGATGCCCGTCCCGGCCGGTCCTGCGGCTTGGGGTGACTTAACCGGCCAGGATGGCCGCGCCGTACGCGGGCAGCTGCACGGCGTCGCCGTAAAGCTCCACCGGTACGGTTTCCAGCAGGACTTCCGCCTGCTTACCGAACGGAAGCGGCACTTCCCGGGGCGTGTCGGCGAAGTTCATCGCCACTGCCGTGGACCCCCGCCGCATCACCAGCCAGCGTCCCACCTCGTCATACTCCACCTGGACGTTACGCAGGTCCGGGTCCATCAGGTCGGGGGTGTCCCGGCGCAGCGTCAGGAGCCTGCGGTACAGGTCCAGCAGCCGGCCGTGGTCACCTTCCTCCACCTCGGACCAGTCCAGCTTCGAGTTGGTGAAGGTCGTCGGGTCCTGCGGATTGGGCACCGTGTCCGGGTCCCAGCCCATCCGTTCGAATTCCTTCAGCCGACCCTCCGCCGTGGCCTTCCCCAGCTCGGGTTCCGGATGCGAGGTGAAGAACTGCCAAGGCGTGGAGGCCCCGAATTCCTCACCCATAAAGAGCATGGGGGTGAACGGTGAGGCCAGGCTCAGCACCGCGCCGAGGGCCAGCTGCTCGTAGCCCAGGGCCGCACTCAGCCGGTCGCCCGCGGCACGGTTGCCGATCTGGTCGTGGTTCTGGATGGCCGTCACCAGCTGGCGGGCCGTCACCTGCTCCTTGTCCAGGGGACGGCCGTGGCCGCGTTCCCGGAAGGAGGAGAACGTTCCGTTGTGGAAGAAGCCTTCCTGCAGCACCTTTGCGAGGGCCTCGATGGAATCGAAGTCCTCGTAGTAGCCGCCGTTTTCGCCCGTCAGGTTGGTGTGGGCGGCATGGTGGAAGTCATCGGACCACTGGCCGGCGAGGCCGTAGCCGTTGACGCTGCGCGGGGTGATGAGCCGGGGATTGTTCAAATCCGACTCCGCGATCAGGAACAGCGGCTTGTCCAGGGCCTCGGCGCACTGATCCGTCGCGGCGGCGATCTCCTCCAGGATGTGCACGGCCCGTTCATCGTGCAGGGCGTGAACTGCATCCAGGCGCAGTCCGTCCACGTGGTAGTCGCGGAACCACATCAGGACGTTGTCCACGATGTACTCGCGGACGGTGTCGGAGAGCGGTCCGTCCAGGTTTACCGAGTCACCCCAGGTGTTCGACTTCCCCTCCGTGAGGTAGGGGCCGAACATCGGGAGGTAGTTGCCGCTGGGGCCGAGGTGGTTGTAGACAACGTCCTGGATCACGCCCAGGCCGGCCTGGTGTGCGGCGTCCACAAACCGCTGGTAGGCCTCCGGCCCGCCGTAGGTCTCCTGCACCGCGTACCAGAGCACTCCGTCGTAACCCCAGTTGTGGGTTCCGTTGAAGGCGTTCACCGGCAGCAGTTCGACATAGCGGACCCCCAGGTCCACCAGGTAGTCCAGCCGGCCGATCGCCGCGTCCAGCGTTCCCTCGGGAGTGAAGGTCCCGACGTGCATCTCGTAGATCGCGCTGCCGTCGAGCCCCGGCGAGACCCATCCGGAGTCGTTCCACTGGTGCAGGTCCGGGTCAAAGGTCCGCGAGAGTGCATGTACTCCCCCGGGCTGCCGCCGGGACCGGGGGTCCGGCACCGGCGTCTCGGCGTCGTCAATGAGGTACCCGTAGTCAATGTCCTCGGTGAGTTCGGCGTGCTGGGCGTGCCACCAGCCGTTCTCTCCACGGGTCATGGACAGGCGCCGGCCGTCGGCCAGCAGTGTCATGGTGCCGGCTTTCGGTGCCCACACGTCAAAGTCGGTC
This window of the Arthrobacter sp. zg-Y919 genome carries:
- a CDS encoding aminotransferase class I/II-fold pyridoxal phosphate-dependent enzyme, which encodes MRKIAAEPLAALRARTSFKWQTYPEDVLPLFVAEMDYPLAEPVQQAIIARVLASDTGYIAGPEPVAEAFAGYAGRTWGWMVAPGDVRSTTDVSVGIVECLRQAVPVDGSVIITPPVYPPFFELPVEADASVVEVPLLPTDDGWQLDLAGIERAFARGADALLLCNPHNPLGLVHSAETLRALADLSAQYGVAVISDEIHAPLTYEPGAFTPYLTVSESAREYGICVTAASKGWNIAGTKCAVMVAQSDRTRLMLASMPEEVSARTSILGLHASAAAYNDGGPWLAGVMASLADNRQLLGDLLADLLPGVVYRPPSAGYLAWLDFRALGWNADPAALAMDQARVALEPGLRFGRAGAGFARLNFACSPEVLAEALERLAGIRSSA
- a CDS encoding methyltransferase, with amino-acid sequence MPDTSLAHVLTPEGWQLLNSLPPYLESESLKLNTDLRKAGHSSELVAAVLTQAKLRMKARGKFGPFAEHMVFTSPGLEQATRLNVAALHARRFQDAGLEKVADLGCGIGADSLALATLDRQVTAVELDEITAAAATINLMPWPEATVVQGRAEEFDLSGFDGVWLDPARRTTSTSGTTRIFDPEAFSPPLSFVESLADSGLPVGVKMGPGIPHEALPAGCEAQWVSVDGDVTEATLWFNSLRRDGVRRAALVIGSGGAAELTSPVDYDAGAQDVTMGPAEGYLYEPDGAVIRAGLVADVAATLDGHLLDPHIAYICAPELRETPFARAYRILEVRPYNVKALKAWVRENRIGVLDIKKRGMSVTPEELRKALLTGSGKGGNKGENKATLVLTRIGEDRVALVVEPVPSA
- a CDS encoding shikimate 5-dehydrogenase, whose amino-acid sequence is MPILNKDMTLCISLAARPSNIGTRFHNYLYDQLDLNYVYKAFAPTDLAQAIAGVRGLPIRGCAVSMPYKEDVIALVDRMDPSAKAIDSVNTIVNDDGVLTAYNTDYLAIARLLRDHRVPATHSVLMRGSGGMAKAVAAALRDAGFSDVTVVARNEAAGRALADLYDFAWQPEPGTSTADLLINVTPLGMSGQDEDVQSFSNEAVAAARVVFDVVALPAETPLITAARTAGKPVITGAEVIAIQAEEQFVLYTGVRPTPDQVREASEFSRS
- a CDS encoding glutamate--cysteine ligase; the encoded protein is MEIEFAKSAQSTLGVEWELALVDGTTGDLVSVADEVLRGVNVNDPALHEDDEHPHIKQELLENTVELVTGICSTVAEAKADLSRSLAAVRRVTDPMGVELFCAGSHPFSTPRSQPVTDKERYAKLIDRTQWWGQQMLIYGVHVHVGLDSRDKVLPVLDGLVNYFPHFQALSASSPFWSGEDTGYASQRALMFQQLPTAGLPFQFASWSEYESYVQDMFTTGVIDSISEIRWDIRPVPGLGTIEMRVCDGLADIRDVGAIAALTQCLVHEFSSIIDAGGTIPTMPPWHVQENKWRAARYGLEAIVILDAEGNEKLVTDHLLEDVLPRLEAVAEELGCSAELADVRTIIERGAGYRQQRRVAAENDGDLRAVVFDGIRQLRGA
- the tsaD gene encoding tRNA (adenosine(37)-N6)-threonylcarbamoyltransferase complex transferase subunit TsaD, which produces MNRTDPLVLGIESSCDETGIGIVRGTELLTNTVSSSMEEHVRFGGVIPEIASRAHLDAVVPALQAALAEAGVRLDDLDAIAVTSGPGLSGALMVGVSAAKALALATGKPLYAINHLVAHVGVGVLDGGALPDNLGALLVSGGHTEILRVADLTSDVELLGSTIDDAAGEAYDKVARILGLGYPGGPAIDRLAREGNPKAIRFPRGLTQPKYMGTAEAPGPHRYDWSFSGLKTAVARCVEQYEAAGQDLPVADIAASFQEAVVDVITAKAVLACTEHGITNLLLGGGVAANSRLRALTEERCAAAGIKLRVPPISLCTDNGAMVAALGAQVVMAGGEPSGIGFGTDPSLPVTSIHVAAARA
- the rimI gene encoding ribosomal protein S18-alanine N-acetyltransferase — protein: MDAGDIPAVDALERRLFPVDAWPLQMFHDELAQTSTRSYYVAVDPAGTVIGYAGLMCVLPIADVQTIAVVPENEGAGIGSRLLAILVDEAKRRGAEDVLLEVRDDNPRAQRLYRWFGFEQIHVRPRYYRDGASALIMRLPLAGWSGAPTAAVTAPETKDSK
- the tsaB gene encoding tRNA (adenosine(37)-N6)-threonylcarbamoyltransferase complex dimerization subunit type 1 TsaB; its protein translation is MLILSIDTSAIASAALLNGDGETLASFATEDTRSHAEVLAPGIAGLLAEAGVAGTDLDAVVVGVGPGPFTGLRAGIATARTLAFAWDKPLHGVMSLDALAVDAALDAWRLGIDEFAVATDARRKEVYWAAYRSTGGTPELLDGPHVSDPVEVPALPVYGAGAGLYSGILHAVEGFSAAQPTAEALGRTAAARLVRGLPLLPSTPLYLRESDAKVPGPRKRAL
- the tsaE gene encoding tRNA (adenosine(37)-N6)-threonylcarbamoyltransferase complex ATPase subunit type 1 TsaE, with the translated sequence MTVTDTPAWEAEYRTAGAEETQALAERLGGILRRGDLLLLTGELGAGKTTFTQGLGAGLGVRPGIISPTFVLVREHPNLGSGPDLIHVDAYRLGSEGEVDDIDLEASMDRSVTVVEWGRGLVEHLSDSRLEITLIRAVGGQSAPGSADTPGGNSTPDQEPRAGTIPATDFSTDFSAEDTDEERTIHLAGYGPRWQQAPDLG
- the alr gene encoding alanine racemase, which gives rise to MNYPEFPPPAERSAVIDLAAIRHNVRHLAHVVSPARVMAVVKADAYGHGAVETARAAVSAGAAWLGVAHISEALALRSAGITEPVLAWLHTREAEFGEAIRANVDLGVSGWDLEEVVAAARELEMPARVHLKIDTGLGRNGCPEDLWEAFVGRALAYQEEGLLRVVGIFSHFAVADEPHRPETDEQLRKFRDAVAVAEDAGVDREVRHIANTPGALSRPDAHFDLVRIGLGIYGLSPFAGQSSAELGLKPAMTVKTTIAACKEVPADQGVSYGLHYRTQERTTLALIPLGYADGIPRVATGGPVQVDGQVYPVVGRVAMDQMVIDLHRTGIAGTPDSLVGREAVLFGGEGRPSVDEWASAAGSINYEIISRIGGRVPRTYIDSEPRGGTGDTEGLPIALEAAPESSTAPEGATDPEPQTAQAVEAP
- a CDS encoding GNAT family N-acetyltransferase; the encoded protein is MAALAIREARAADWPAIWSLMEPIVRAGETYCWDTGTTGEQARQLWLEPAPTVVFVAEKDGVVAGTAQLHPNRSGNGSHVANASFMTAPQFSGQGIARALAEHVLDEAARRGYRSMQFNAVVETNTRAVGLWQSLGFGILATVPEAFRHPTEGFTGLHIMYRTLAAGRSETIGS